A genomic stretch from Eriocheir sinensis breed Jianghai 21 chromosome 31, ASM2467909v1, whole genome shotgun sequence includes:
- the LOC127005901 gene encoding ras-related protein Rab-40C-like, with translation MSMMSDGGGQGGGSESSKPYDYLLKFLLVGDSDVGKHEILQPLEDGSTESPFCVGSGHKTTTILLDGKRVKLQLWDTSGQGRFCTIIRSYSRGAQGILLVYDITNKWSFEGLDRWMKEIQEHAPGVPKVLIGNRLHLAFKRQVSQSQAEQYAAKNHVNLFEVSPLCDFNIVESFTELSRLALKRNGMERLWRANKVLTLQELCSRAIVASTTVYGIEHLPLPQPIKSHLKSYTIHNHTTRLRQGIPVTDKHKKKHLMIPGDTTTSCVSTSTCTIC, from the exons ATGAGCATGATGTCTGATGGcggggggcagggaggaggcagTGAGTCCAGCAAACCATATGACTACCTGCTGAAGTTCCTGCTGGTGGGGGATAGTGATGTTGGCAAGCATGAGATCCTCCAGCCCCTTGAGGATGGCTCAACAGAGTCCCCCTTCTGTGTGGGGAGTG GCCATAAGACCACGACAATCCTGCTGGATGGCAAGAGAGTTAAGCTGCAGCTGTGGGACACTTCAGGTCAAGGTCGGTTTTGCACCATCATTCGGTCATATTCCCGGGGAGCGCAGGGAATACTGCTGGTGTATGACATCACCAACAAGTGGTCCTTTGAGGGCCTTGATCGATGGATGAAGGAGATACAAGAG CATGCACCTGGTGTTCCCAAAGTTCTCATAGGCAACAGACTCCACCTGGCATTCAAGCGGCAGGTGAGCCAGAGCCAGGCGGAGCAGTATGCTGCCAAGAACCACGTCAATCTCTTTGAAGTGAGTCCACTGTGTGACTTCAACATTGTGGAGAGCTTCACCGAATTGTCCAGATTAGCGCTGAAGCGCAATGGCATGGAGAGACTCTGGAGAGCAAACAAAG TGCTGACGCTACAGGAGCTGTGCAGCCGTGCCATTGTGGCTTCTACCACTGTCTATGGCATTGAACACCTTCCACTTCCTCAGCCCATAAAGTCCCACCTTAAAAGCTACACCATCCACAACCACACCACTCGACTGCGTCAG GGAATTCCAGTcacagacaaacataaaaagaAGCACTTAATGATACCAGGAGACACCACCACTTCCTGTGTCAGTACTTCAACGTGCACCATATGCTAG